A single genomic interval of Paracoccus contaminans harbors:
- the nusA gene encoding transcription termination factor NusA gives MAITSANQLELLQTAEAVAREKMIDPGLVIEAMEDSLARAAKSRYGSEMDIRVVIDRKTGNAVFTRVRTVVDEAELENYQAQFTPDQARPYFEKSRDPARFWSRGGERIEDFAGGPQPGDVFEETVPPVELGRIAAQSAKQVILQRVREAERDRQYEEFRDRAGTIINGIVKREEYGNIIVDIGRGEAILRRNEKIGRESYRPNDRIRAYVKDVRREARGPQIFLSRTDPQFMAELFKMEVPEIYDGVIEIKACARDPGSRAKIAVISYDSSIDPVGACVGMRGSRVQAVVGELQGEKIDIIPWSEDQATFLVNALQPAEVAKVVIDEEGANRIEVVVPEEQLSLAIGRRGQNVRLASQLTGLDIDILTEEEESKRRQAEFNTRTQLFMDTLDLDEFFAQLLVAEGFTNLEEVAYVDLDELLAIEGVDEGTAEELQARARDHIEAAARAALENARALGAEDSLIEFEGLTAQMVEALAKDGVRTLEDFATCADWELAGGWTTQDGQRVKDDGLLEPFGITLEQAQDMVMTARVMLGWVDPDELHPAPEDEAAPTEEAGV, from the coding sequence ATGGCCATCACCTCTGCCAACCAGCTTGAGCTGTTGCAGACCGCCGAGGCGGTCGCGCGGGAAAAGATGATCGACCCCGGTCTGGTGATCGAGGCGATGGAGGACAGCCTCGCCCGTGCAGCCAAGTCGCGCTATGGCTCGGAAATGGACATCCGCGTGGTGATCGACCGCAAGACGGGCAATGCGGTCTTTACCCGTGTGCGCACCGTCGTGGACGAGGCGGAGCTGGAAAACTATCAGGCCCAGTTCACCCCGGACCAGGCGCGCCCCTATTTCGAGAAATCGCGCGACCCTGCCAGGTTCTGGAGCCGCGGCGGCGAACGGATCGAGGATTTCGCCGGCGGCCCCCAGCCGGGCGACGTGTTCGAGGAAACCGTTCCGCCGGTCGAGCTGGGGCGGATCGCCGCCCAGTCGGCCAAGCAGGTGATCCTGCAGCGCGTGCGCGAGGCCGAGCGCGACCGCCAGTATGAAGAGTTCCGCGACCGTGCCGGCACGATCATCAACGGCATCGTCAAGCGCGAGGAATACGGCAACATCATCGTCGATATCGGCCGGGGCGAGGCGATCCTGCGCCGTAACGAAAAGATCGGCCGCGAAAGCTATCGGCCCAACGACCGTATCCGCGCCTATGTCAAGGACGTGCGCCGCGAGGCGCGCGGCCCGCAGATCTTCCTGTCGCGCACCGATCCGCAGTTCATGGCCGAGCTGTTCAAGATGGAAGTGCCGGAAATCTATGACGGCGTGATCGAGATCAAGGCCTGCGCCCGTGATCCGGGATCGCGCGCCAAGATCGCGGTGATTTCCTATGACAGCTCGATCGACCCGGTCGGCGCCTGCGTGGGCATGCGCGGCAGCCGCGTGCAGGCCGTGGTGGGCGAATTGCAGGGCGAAAAGATCGACATCATCCCCTGGTCCGAGGATCAGGCCACCTTCCTGGTGAACGCGCTGCAGCCGGCCGAGGTCGCCAAGGTCGTCATCGACGAGGAAGGCGCCAACCGCATCGAGGTTGTCGTGCCCGAGGAACAGCTGTCCCTGGCAATCGGCCGGCGCGGGCAGAACGTGCGGCTGGCCAGCCAGCTGACCGGCCTCGACATCGATATCCTGACGGAAGAAGAGGAATCCAAGCGCCGCCAGGCCGAGTTCAACACCCGCACCCAGCTGTTCATGGACACGCTGGATCTGGACGAGTTCTTTGCCCAGCTGCTGGTTGCCGAGGGCTTCACCAATCTTGAGGAGGTCGCCTATGTCGACCTTGACGAGCTGCTGGCGATCGAGGGCGTGGACGAGGGCACGGCCGAGGAGCTGCAGGCCCGCGCCCGCGACCATATCGAGGCCGCGGCCCGCGCCGCGCTTGAGAATGCGCGCGCCCTGGGTGCCGAGGACAGCCTGATCGAGTTCGAGGGCCTGACCGCCCAGATGGTCGAGGCGCTGGCCAAGGACGGCGTCAGGACGCTCGAGGATTTCGCCACCTGCGCCGATTGGGAACTGGCGGGCGGCTGGACGACCCAGGACGGCCAGCGCGTCAAGGATGACGGCCTGCTCGAACCCTTCGGCATCACGCTGGAACAGGCGCAGGACATGGTGATGACCGCGCGCGTCATGCTGGGCTGGGTCGATCCCGACGAGCTGCACCCCGCGCCCGAGGACGAAGCCGCCCCGACCGAGGAGGCCGGGGTGTAA
- a CDS encoding RNA-binding protein, translating into MTRGGREKDREAPPERRCLVTGEVQPKGGLIRFVAAPDGLVVPDLAEKLPGRGFWVTADRAILEKAVLKGLFSRGAKAHVRADEGLIDGIEAGLARRVVDLLSLARKAGDAVAGFEKVKGWLADGKARVLLQASDGSDRGKGKLWTPPGGRWFGCLTASEIGLAFGRDHVIHSALAPGGLTDKVIRDASRLDGLRGHGGSSAAERDAGTDER; encoded by the coding sequence TTGACGCGTGGAGGTCGTGAAAAGGACCGCGAGGCACCGCCGGAACGGCGCTGTCTCGTCACGGGCGAGGTTCAGCCCAAGGGCGGCCTGATCCGCTTTGTCGCAGCGCCCGATGGCCTGGTCGTGCCCGATCTGGCCGAAAAACTGCCGGGCCGCGGCTTCTGGGTCACGGCCGATCGCGCAATTCTTGAAAAAGCGGTCCTCAAGGGCCTTTTCTCGCGCGGGGCAAAGGCCCATGTCAGGGCCGACGAGGGCCTGATCGACGGCATCGAGGCGGGCCTGGCCCGGCGGGTGGTCGATCTGCTGTCACTTGCCCGCAAGGCCGGCGATGCCGTCGCGGGGTTCGAGAAGGTCAAGGGCTGGCTGGCCGACGGCAAGGCCAGGGTGCTGCTGCAGGCCAGCGACGGATCGGACCGGGGCAAGGGCAAGCTGTGGACGCCGCCGGGCGGGCGCTGGTTCGGATGCCTGACGGCGTCCGAAATCGGTTTGGCTTTCGGGCGCGATCATGTCATACACAGCGCGCTCGCGCCGGGGGGCCTGACCGACAAGGTAATCAGGGACGCCAGCAGACTGGATGGTCTGCGCGGGCACGGTGGCAGTTCGGCTGCCGAAAGGGATGCGGGAACGGATGAGCGATAA
- the infB gene encoding translation initiation factor IF-2: protein MSDKDGKKPLGLGGGAGRPGQVKQSFSHGRTHNVVVETKRKRVVVPKPGAAPGGAVPRPNSPAAVASDPSKRPAGITEAEMERRLKALAAAKAREAEDNARRAAEEKAREEERDRRRAEIEAKEREEREREEALKAKAEEDARRAREAELRAQKKAEVTAKPAERTAPADRAAAEAAAARAEKPGVATGPRRTDRDRRDTGGDSDAKAKAKADENRRTGRLSVTQALSGEGGRVRSLAAMKRKQEKARAKAMGQSARAEKQVRDVQLPETIVVSELANRMAERVTDVIKSLMRMGMMVTANQTIDADTAELVIEEFGHKAVRVSDADVEQVIDTVEDRAEDLQPRPPIITIMGHVDHGKTSLLDKIRHANVVSGEAGGITQHIGAYQVTTDAGAVLTFLDTPGHAAFTSMRARGANVTDIVVLVVAADDAVMPQTIEAINHAKAANVPMIVAINKIDKPTANPQKVRTDLLQHEVVVEAMSGDVQDVEVSAQTGQGLDALLEAIALQAEILELRANPQRAAQGAVIEAKLDVGRGPVATVLVQHGTLKQGDIFVVGEQWGKVRALIDDRGERIAEAGPSVPVEVLGLSGTPEAGDVLNVVETEAQAREIADYRIQAAKDKRAAAGAATTLQELMAKAKADENVAELPVVVKADVQGSAEAIVQALEKVGNDEVRVRVLHSGVGAITESDIGLAEASGAPVIGFNVRANAPARGSAAQKGVEIRYYSIIYDLVDDIKAAASGMLKAEVRENFIGYAEIREVFRVTGVGNVAGCLVTEGVARRSAGVRLLRDNVVIHEGTLKTLKRFKDEVREVQSGQECGMAFENYDDIRKGDVIEIFEREEVERRL, encoded by the coding sequence ATGAGCGATAAAGACGGAAAGAAACCCCTGGGTCTGGGCGGCGGCGCGGGTCGGCCGGGACAGGTGAAGCAGAGCTTCAGCCACGGGCGCACGCATAACGTGGTGGTCGAGACCAAGCGCAAGCGCGTCGTGGTGCCCAAGCCGGGCGCTGCGCCCGGCGGCGCCGTGCCGCGTCCCAATTCGCCCGCGGCCGTTGCCTCGGACCCCTCCAAGCGTCCGGCCGGGATCACCGAAGCCGAGATGGAGCGCCGGCTCAAGGCGCTTGCCGCCGCCAAGGCCCGCGAGGCCGAGGATAATGCCCGCCGCGCCGCCGAGGAAAAGGCCCGCGAGGAAGAGCGCGACCGTCGCCGCGCCGAGATCGAAGCCAAGGAACGCGAGGAACGCGAGCGCGAAGAGGCGCTGAAGGCCAAGGCCGAAGAGGATGCCCGCCGCGCCCGCGAGGCCGAGCTGCGCGCCCAGAAAAAGGCCGAGGTTACCGCCAAGCCTGCCGAACGCACCGCGCCTGCCGACCGTGCCGCGGCCGAGGCCGCCGCCGCGCGTGCCGAAAAGCCGGGCGTTGCCACCGGCCCCCGCCGCACTGACCGCGACCGCCGCGACACGGGCGGGGACAGCGATGCCAAGGCCAAGGCCAAGGCGGACGAGAACCGCCGCACGGGCCGCCTGTCCGTCACCCAGGCGCTGTCGGGTGAAGGCGGGCGCGTACGCAGCCTTGCCGCGATGAAGCGCAAGCAGGAAAAAGCCCGCGCCAAGGCGATGGGCCAGTCGGCGCGCGCTGAAAAGCAGGTGCGCGATGTGCAGCTGCCCGAAACCATCGTTGTCAGCGAACTGGCCAACCGCATGGCCGAACGGGTGACGGATGTCATCAAGTCGCTGATGCGGATGGGCATGATGGTTACCGCCAACCAGACCATCGACGCCGATACCGCCGAACTGGTGATCGAGGAATTCGGCCACAAGGCGGTGCGCGTGTCCGATGCGGATGTCGAGCAGGTCATCGACACGGTCGAGGACAGGGCCGAGGATCTGCAGCCGCGCCCGCCCATCATCACCATCATGGGCCATGTCGATCATGGCAAGACCTCGCTGCTGGACAAGATCCGCCATGCGAATGTCGTGTCGGGAGAGGCGGGCGGCATCACCCAGCATATCGGCGCCTATCAGGTGACGACGGATGCCGGGGCGGTGCTGACCTTCCTCGACACGCCGGGCCACGCCGCCTTCACCTCGATGCGGGCGCGGGGCGCGAATGTCACCGATATTGTCGTGCTGGTCGTCGCTGCCGATGACGCGGTCATGCCGCAGACGATCGAGGCGATCAACCACGCCAAGGCCGCCAACGTGCCGATGATCGTGGCGATCAACAAGATCGACAAGCCGACCGCCAACCCCCAGAAAGTGCGCACCGATCTGCTGCAGCACGAGGTCGTCGTCGAGGCGATGTCGGGCGACGTGCAGGATGTCGAGGTTTCCGCCCAGACCGGCCAGGGCCTTGACGCGCTGCTCGAGGCGATTGCCCTTCAGGCCGAGATCCTCGAACTCAGGGCCAACCCTCAGCGCGCGGCCCAAGGCGCCGTGATCGAGGCCAAGCTGGACGTGGGCCGCGGCCCGGTGGCGACCGTTCTGGTCCAGCACGGCACGCTGAAGCAGGGCGACATCTTTGTCGTCGGCGAACAGTGGGGCAAGGTGCGCGCCCTGATCGACGACCGCGGCGAGCGGATCGCCGAGGCAGGTCCGTCCGTTCCGGTCGAGGTGCTGGGCCTGTCGGGCACGCCCGAGGCGGGCGACGTGCTGAACGTCGTCGAGACCGAGGCGCAGGCCCGCGAGATCGCTGATTACCGCATCCAGGCGGCCAAGGACAAACGCGCGGCTGCCGGCGCGGCGACCACGCTGCAGGAACTGATGGCCAAGGCCAAGGCTGACGAGAATGTCGCCGAACTGCCGGTGGTGGTAAAGGCCGACGTGCAGGGTTCGGCCGAGGCGATCGTTCAGGCGCTGGAAAAGGTCGGCAACGACGAGGTGCGGGTGCGCGTGCTGCATTCCGGCGTCGGCGCGATCACCGAATCCGACATCGGCCTGGCCGAGGCGTCGGGCGCGCCGGTCATCGGCTTCAACGTCCGCGCCAATGCGCCGGCGCGCGGTTCCGCCGCGCAGAAGGGCGTCGAGATCCGCTACTACTCGATCATCTACGACCTGGTGGATGACATCAAGGCAGCGGCCTCGGGGATGCTCAAGGCCGAGGTGCGCGAGAACTTCATCGGCTATGCCGAGATCAGGGAAGTCTTCCGCGTCACCGGGGTGGGCAACGTGGCTGGCTGCCTTGTCACCGAGGGCGTGGCGCGCCGCTCTGCCGGGGTGCGCCTGCTGCGCGACAACGTGGTGATCCACGAAGGCACGCTCAAGACGCTCAAGCGCTTCAAGGACGAGGTCCGCGAAGTGCAGTCGGGGCAGGAATGCGGCATGGCGTTCGAGAATTACGACGATATCCGCAAGGGCGATGTCATCGAGATCTTCGAACGCGAAGAGGTCGAACGGCGGCTCTGA
- a CDS encoding (deoxy)nucleoside triphosphate pyrophosphohydrolase, which produces MTGNAATRKGRRLLLVAAVALIDGEGRVLLAQRPPGKPLAGLWEFPGGKVEAGETPEAALIRELGEELGIETWDSCLAPLTFASHAYADFHLLMPLFACRRWQGIVQPREGQALAWVRAAELSRYPMPPADLPLVPILRDWL; this is translated from the coding sequence GTGACCGGGAACGCCGCGACCCGAAAGGGCAGGCGCCTGCTGCTGGTTGCGGCGGTGGCGCTGATCGACGGCGAAGGGCGGGTGCTGCTGGCGCAGCGCCCGCCCGGCAAGCCCCTGGCGGGCCTGTGGGAGTTTCCGGGCGGCAAGGTCGAGGCGGGCGAGACGCCCGAAGCGGCCCTGATCCGCGAGCTGGGCGAAGAACTTGGCATCGAAACCTGGGACAGCTGCCTTGCGCCGCTGACCTTTGCCAGCCATGCCTATGCCGATTTTCACCTGCTGATGCCCCTGTTCGCCTGCCGCCGCTGGCAGGGGATCGTGCAGCCGCGCGAGGGGCAGGCATTGGCCTGGGTCCGGGCGGCCGAACTGTCGCGCTATCCGATGCCGCCGGCTGACCTGCCGCTTGTCCCGATCCTGCGCGACTGGCTTTGA
- the argJ gene encoding bifunctional glutamate N-acetyltransferase/amino-acid acetyltransferase ArgJ encodes MAKSDKKAADKADKAARKAAKADKRDGKAAKVEKQDGKAAKAKKAAPESLKAEKAAAKSVNAEKGGKAGKKAAKADQKAAKKPLPVSPLAPAAFPELPVIEGVAFAAGAAGIKYQGRTDVMLVHLAPGTSIAGAFTRSSTRAACVLDCQDKLRGTQDTAGGAAIIVNSGNANAFTGAEGQRSVDAVTGAVAQALGVPTRRVFSSSTGVIGEPLPAGRIVGIVDELSAGLDAGGIAAAARAIMTTDTFPKGASAEIEADGGAIRIAGIAKGSGMIAPDMATMLVYLFTDAAIEPALLQRILSAQMDETFNAITVDSDTSTSDALILAATGRSAAAPITDLRSRTGRAFAAALRGVMLDLAQQVVRDGEGATKLVEVQVTGAASTADAHRVAMAIANSPLVKTAIAGEDANWGRVVAAVGKSGAQADRDRLSIRFGDMIVAQDGWRAPGYDEAAASAYMKRDSLVLAVDLGIGRGARTVWTCDLTHGYIDINADYRS; translated from the coding sequence ATGGCCAAGTCCGACAAGAAAGCCGCTGACAAGGCCGACAAGGCCGCCCGGAAAGCCGCCAAGGCTGACAAGCGGGACGGAAAAGCCGCCAAGGTGGAAAAGCAGGACGGCAAAGCCGCCAAGGCGAAAAAGGCGGCGCCTGAATCCCTCAAGGCCGAAAAGGCGGCGGCGAAATCCGTCAACGCGGAAAAAGGCGGCAAGGCCGGCAAGAAAGCGGCCAAGGCGGACCAGAAGGCAGCGAAAAAGCCCCTTCCCGTCTCGCCCTTGGCCCCTGCCGCCTTCCCCGAGCTGCCCGTGATCGAAGGCGTGGCCTTCGCGGCAGGGGCGGCGGGGATCAAGTATCAGGGCCGCACCGATGTCATGCTGGTGCATCTGGCGCCAGGCACCAGCATCGCGGGCGCGTTCACCCGTTCGTCCACCCGCGCCGCCTGCGTGCTGGATTGCCAGGACAAGCTGCGGGGCACCCAGGACACCGCGGGCGGGGCAGCGATCATCGTCAATTCGGGCAATGCCAACGCCTTTACCGGGGCCGAAGGCCAGCGCAGCGTCGATGCCGTGACGGGCGCGGTCGCCCAGGCCCTGGGGGTGCCGACGCGGCGGGTATTTTCCTCCTCCACCGGCGTGATCGGAGAGCCGCTGCCCGCCGGCAGGATCGTCGGCATCGTCGATGAGCTGAGCGCCGGGCTGGATGCAGGCGGCATAGCCGCGGCAGCCCGCGCGATCATGACCACCGACACCTTCCCCAAGGGCGCCTCGGCCGAAATCGAGGCGGACGGCGGGGCCATCCGCATCGCCGGCATCGCCAAGGGCTCGGGGATGATCGCGCCCGACATGGCGACGATGCTGGTTTATCTGTTCACCGATGCCGCGATCGAACCGGCGCTGCTGCAGCGTATCCTGTCCGCGCAGATGGACGAAACCTTCAACGCCATCACGGTGGACAGCGACACCTCGACCTCGGACGCGCTGATCCTTGCGGCGACGGGCCGCTCGGCGGCTGCGCCGATCACCGATCTGCGCTCGCGCACCGGCCGGGCCTTTGCAGCGGCGCTGCGGGGCGTGATGCTGGACCTGGCCCAGCAGGTCGTCCGCGACGGCGAGGGCGCGACCAAACTCGTCGAGGTTCAGGTGACGGGCGCTGCCAGCACGGCCGATGCGCACCGTGTCGCCATGGCCATCGCCAACAGCCCGCTGGTCAAGACCGCCATCGCCGGCGAGGACGCCAATTGGGGCCGCGTCGTGGCCGCGGTGGGAAAGTCGGGCGCCCAGGCCGACCGGGACCGGCTGTCGATCCGCTTTGGCGACATGATCGTGGCCCAGGACGGCTGGCGTGCGCCCGGCTATGACGAGGCTGCTGCCAGCGCCTATATGAAGCGCGACAGCCTGGTTCTTGCCGTGGATCTCGGGATCGGGCGCGGCGCGCGGACGGTGTGGACCTGCGATCTGACGCATGGCTACATCGACATCAACGCCGATTATCGTTCGTGA
- a CDS encoding peptidylprolyl isomerase, producing MFRPTLALAAALTAALPALAQTPAPAPAPAPAPATGAPRADTVVASVNGEAITLGQMIAAKEGMHEGAAALPASALWDLMLDQMISQTAVAQVQAQSPTQRDKAMLELDRRSYLSGAALERIAAAEPGEAELHAAYDAVFGAEKAAKVEYSASHILVNTEEEAKAIESELAKGADFAKLAEEKSTDNSSANKGDLGWFTPDMMVKPFADAVVALKKGEVSAPVQSQFGWHVIRLNDTRTQVAPAFETIRDQLAMQVRRQRVEAEIRKQVAAAKVEKTPGIDPAVINKTELLDK from the coding sequence ATGTTCAGACCCACCCTGGCGCTGGCCGCCGCCCTGACGGCGGCCTTGCCGGCGCTGGCCCAGACCCCTGCGCCCGCCCCCGCCCCTGCGCCCGCCCCCGCGACCGGGGCGCCGCGCGCCGACACGGTGGTGGCAAGCGTCAATGGCGAGGCGATCACCCTTGGCCAGATGATCGCCGCCAAGGAAGGGATGCACGAGGGCGCGGCAGCCCTGCCCGCCAGCGCGCTGTGGGATCTGATGCTGGACCAGATGATCAGCCAGACGGCCGTGGCGCAGGTTCAGGCGCAATCCCCGACCCAGCGCGACAAGGCGATGCTGGAGCTGGATCGCCGGTCCTACCTGTCGGGCGCCGCGCTGGAACGGATCGCCGCGGCCGAGCCGGGCGAGGCCGAACTGCATGCCGCCTATGACGCCGTCTTTGGCGCCGAAAAGGCCGCCAAGGTCGAATACAGCGCCTCGCACATCCTCGTGAACACCGAGGAGGAAGCCAAGGCGATCGAAAGCGAACTGGCCAAGGGCGCCGATTTCGCCAAGCTGGCCGAGGAGAAATCCACCGACAACAGCAGCGCGAACAAGGGCGATCTGGGCTGGTTCACGCCCGACATGATGGTCAAGCCCTTTGCCGATGCCGTAGTCGCGCTCAAGAAGGGCGAGGTTTCCGCCCCCGTCCAGTCGCAGTTCGGCTGGCATGTCATCCGGCTGAACGATACCCGCACCCAGGTCGCCCCGGCCTTCGAGACGATCCGCGATCAGCTGGCCATGCAGGTCCGCCGCCAGCGGGTCGAGGCCGAGATCAGAAAGCAGGTCGCTGCCGCCAAGGTCGAAAAGACGCCCGGCATCGACCCTGCGGTCATCAACAAGACAGAACTGCTGGACAAGTGA
- the secA gene encoding preprotein translocase subunit SecA, which yields MLGIGNLARSIFGTPNDRKVKSVRPLVARINALEPQFQAMSDADLIGKTRELQGRAQSGESLDALLPEAFANCREGARRALGLRAFDTQLMGGIFLHQGNIAEMKTGEGKTLVATFPAYLNALAGKGVHVVTVNDYLAKRDAEWMGKVFAQLGMTTGVVYPFQPDQEKRDAYRADVTYATNNELGFDYLRDNMKGSIEEMTQRGHFFAIVDEVDSILIDEARTPLIISGPSQDRSDLYKLLDAIVPELTEAHYKLDEKTRNATFTEDGNEFMERRLHAAGILPEGQTLYDPESTTIVHHANQALRAHKLFRRDQNYVVKDGEVVLIDEFTGRMMAGRRLSDGLHQAIEAKEGVEIQPENVTLASVTFQNYFRLYDKLGGMTGTAATEAEEFFEIYKLGVVEVPTNRPIQRLDEHDRVYRTAAEKYAAVIEAIREAHAKGQPLLVGTTSIEKSEMLSGMLAAEGIPHNVLNARQHEQEAYIVAEAGKPGAVTIATNMAGRGTDIQLGGNVEMKVMQALAANPEANPDELRARIEAEHAADKQTVLDAGGLFVLATERHESRRIDNQLRGRSGRQGDPGRSLFFLSLEDDLMRIFGSERLDAVLSRLGMKEGEAIVHPWVNRSLERAQAKVEGRNFDIRKQLLKFDDVMNDQRKAIFSQRREIMESEDVGDIAADMRHQVIDDLIDQFLPEKAYAEQWDSAGLHAAVIERLNMDLPIADWAAEDGVDRDIIAERIREATDGYMEQKAEQFGREQMAQIEKQVILQQIDGKWREHLVTLEHLRSVVGFRGYAQRDPLAEYKTESFQLFENLLDGLRGEVTQNLARIRPLTDAEREEMLRQYQAQLAAQPPIEAEHVEAEGGAVTAAAPGFDESDPATWGDPSRNDPCPCGSGERFKNCHGRLV from the coding sequence ATGCTCGGCATCGGCAATCTGGCAAGATCGATCTTTGGCACCCCCAATGATCGCAAGGTGAAATCCGTCCGCCCGCTGGTGGCGCGCATCAACGCGCTCGAGCCGCAGTTCCAGGCGATGTCCGACGCCGACCTGATCGGCAAGACGCGCGAGCTGCAGGGCCGCGCGCAGTCGGGCGAAAGCCTTGATGCGCTGCTGCCCGAGGCCTTCGCCAACTGCCGCGAGGGCGCGCGCCGGGCGCTGGGCCTGCGCGCCTTCGACACGCAGCTGATGGGCGGCATCTTCCTCCACCAGGGCAACATCGCCGAAATGAAGACGGGCGAGGGCAAGACGCTGGTTGCCACCTTCCCCGCCTATCTGAACGCGCTGGCCGGCAAGGGCGTCCATGTCGTCACCGTCAACGACTATCTGGCCAAGCGTGACGCCGAATGGATGGGCAAGGTGTTCGCCCAGCTGGGGATGACCACGGGCGTTGTCTACCCCTTCCAGCCCGATCAGGAAAAGCGCGACGCCTATCGCGCCGACGTGACCTATGCCACGAACAACGAGCTGGGCTTTGACTATCTGCGCGACAACATGAAGGGCAGCATCGAGGAAATGACCCAACGCGGGCATTTCTTCGCCATCGTGGACGAGGTTGATTCGATCCTGATCGACGAGGCGCGCACGCCGCTGATCATCTCGGGGCCAAGCCAGGACCGCAGCGACCTTTACAAGCTGCTGGACGCGATCGTGCCTGAACTGACCGAGGCGCATTACAAGCTGGACGAGAAGACCCGCAACGCCACCTTCACCGAGGACGGTAACGAGTTCATGGAGCGGCGGCTTCACGCCGCCGGCATCCTGCCTGAGGGGCAGACCCTCTATGATCCCGAATCGACCACCATCGTCCACCACGCCAACCAGGCCCTGCGCGCGCACAAGCTGTTCCGGCGCGACCAGAACTATGTCGTCAAGGACGGCGAGGTGGTGCTGATCGACGAATTCACCGGCCGCATGATGGCCGGCCGCCGCCTGTCGGACGGGCTGCACCAGGCGATCGAGGCCAAGGAAGGGGTCGAGATCCAGCCCGAGAACGTGACGCTCGCCAGCGTGACCTTCCAGAACTATTTCCGCCTTTACGACAAGCTGGGCGGCATGACCGGCACCGCGGCGACCGAGGCCGAGGAATTCTTTGAGATCTACAAGCTGGGCGTGGTCGAGGTGCCGACAAACAGGCCCATCCAGCGCCTTGACGAACACGACCGCGTCTATCGCACCGCGGCCGAGAAATATGCCGCCGTTATCGAGGCCATCAGGGAAGCGCATGCCAAGGGCCAGCCGCTGCTGGTGGGGACGACCTCGATCGAGAAATCGGAAATGCTGTCGGGCATGCTTGCTGCCGAGGGCATCCCCCATAACGTCCTGAACGCCCGCCAGCACGAGCAGGAGGCCTATATCGTCGCCGAGGCGGGCAAGCCCGGCGCCGTGACCATCGCCACCAACATGGCCGGCCGCGGCACCGACATCCAGCTGGGCGGCAATGTCGAGATGAAGGTGATGCAGGCCCTGGCCGCAAACCCCGAAGCCAACCCCGACGAGCTGCGCGCCCGGATCGAGGCGGAACATGCCGCCGACAAGCAGACGGTGCTGGATGCGGGCGGGTTGTTCGTGCTGGCCACCGAACGCCATGAAAGCCGGCGGATCGACAACCAGCTGCGCGGCCGGTCTGGCCGCCAGGGCGATCCGGGGCGCTCGTTGTTCTTCCTGTCGCTCGAGGATGACCTGATGCGCATCTTCGGGTCCGAGCGGCTGGACGCGGTGCTCTCGCGCCTGGGCATGAAAGAGGGCGAGGCGATCGTTCACCCTTGGGTGAACCGTTCGCTGGAACGCGCCCAGGCCAAGGTCGAGGGGCGCAACTTCGACATCCGCAAGCAGCTGCTGAAATTCGACGACGTGATGAACGACCAGCGCAAGGCGATCTTTTCGCAGCGCCGCGAGATCATGGAATCCGAGGATGTCGGCGACATAGCCGCCGATATGCGCCATCAGGTCATCGACGATCTGATCGACCAGTTCCTGCCCGAAAAGGCCTATGCCGAACAGTGGGACAGCGCCGGGCTGCATGCCGCCGTCATCGAGCGGCTGAACATGGACCTGCCGATCGCCGACTGGGCGGCCGAGGATGGGGTGGACCGCGACATCATCGCCGAACGCATCCGCGAGGCGACCGACGGCTATATGGAGCAGAAGGCCGAGCAGTTCGGCCGCGAGCAGATGGCACAGATCGAAAAGCAGGTGATCCTGCAGCAGATCGATGGCAAGTGGCGCGAACATCTGGTCACGCTGGAACATCTGCGCTCGGTCGTCGGCTTTCGCGGCTATGCGCAGCGCGACCCGCTGGCGGAATACAAGACCGAGAGCTTCCAGCTGTTCGAGAACCTGCTGGACGGGCTGCGCGGCGAGGTGACGCAGAACCTTGCCCGCATCCGCCCGCTGACCGATGCCGAGCGCGAGGAGATGCTGCGCCAGTATCAGGCACAGCTGGCGGCCCAGCCCCCGATCGAGGCAGAGCATGTCGAGGCCGAAGGCGGCGCGGTCACCGCCGCCGCCCCCGGCTTTGACGAATCGGACCCGGCGACCTGGGGCGATCCCTCGCGCAACGATCCCTGCCCTTGCGGGTCGGGCGAGCGGTTCAAGAACTGCCACGGCCGGCTGGTCTGA